CGGAACTTCCCGGCGGTCACGATGAGCCGCGTCGGCTCGTTCGGCCCCGCCACCTCGCCCATCCCGCCGACGTCGAACGCCACCGTCGACGTGTGGGCTGCCCCGGGCGCGCCCGCCGCGCGTGGCGCGGGCGGCGTGGGCGGCGCGGGTGCCGGCGGAGGCGGCGGTGCCGGTCGCTCGGGCGCGGGCGGCGGCGCCGCAGCGGCCGCCTCGGCGCCTCGCGCCGCGAGCCACTTCGGGAACGACGTCATCCCCGGCAGGAAGTCGGTCACCACCGCGTACCCCGCGGGGAGGATCGCCGTCTCCAGGATCCGCGTCTGGTCCGGCTGCGACAGCCGGGCCATCTGCGCGCGCAGCCGCTCCACGTCGTCCGGGCCGGCGTCGTCCAGCAGGTGGACCATCACCACCCGGCCGGTCGTGGTCTCCTGCGCGTTGTGGGTGCGCACCCCGTCGTCCACGGCGACGCACTTGAGGAGGCGGTACCGCGAGTGGAAGTCGTCGCTGGTCATCGGCGGGCGGCGGGGTCGGCGCGTCGCCCGCTCGCGAGTCAGGTTGCGCAGGCGGCGGCGACGGACGTCTATTGTTCACCGCGTGTCGTGCGGACGCAATCGCGCCCCACCCGCCCCGGCTCCGCTCCCTCTCGCATGCGCTCACCGTCGCGCCCTCCCACCCGGGTCGTCTGGGAGGAGGGGATGTTCCTCGCGCCGCAGCACTTCCAGGCCCAGCGCCGCCATTTCGAGGAAGGGCTCGCCCTCGCCCTCGACACGCTGTTCGCGTTCGCGCACGGCGTGAGCGCCGCCGCGCTCGATGCCGACGCCCTCGCGAACGGCACCCTCGCGCTGGACCACGCGCGTGGCGTCCTCCCCGACGGCACCCCGTTCCTCATCCCCGAGGCGGACCCCGCGCCGCCTCCCGAGCCGCTCGCCGAACGCTTCTCGCCGACGCGCGACGCGCACGTCGTCCATCTCGCGATCCCGGCGTGGCGCGGCGACGGCGCGAACGTCACCGACCCGTCGGCCGGGCCGGACTTCGACGCCCCGCCGAACGGCCACGACGCGCGCTACGTCGCCGTCGCCGCGCCGGTGCGCGACGAGACGACCGGGCTCGACTCCGCCCCCGTGCGCTTCGCCGCGAAGAACCTCCGCCTGCTGCTCGACGAGGAGCTCGCCCCCGACGACGTCTCGCTCCCGCTCGCGCGCGTGCGCCGCGACGGCGCCGGCCGCTTCGTGCTCGACCCCGACTTCGTGCCGCCGTGTCTCCAGATCGGCGCCAGCGAGCGGCTCCTCGGGCTCCTGCGCGGCGTCGTCGGCATGCTCGAGGCGAAGGGCGCCACGCTCGCCGCGACGCTCGCCGCGACGACCGCGACGGCCGCCCCCGCGCCTAACGCCACCGGGGGCCCCGCGGCGTACGTCGGCAACGAGATCGCGACGCGGTGGCTGCTGCACGCCGTGCGGTCGGCGGAGGCGCCGCTGCGGCACCTCCTCGCCACGCGGCGCGCGCACCCCGAGCAGCTCTGGTTCGAGCTGTCCCGCCTCGCCGGCGCGCTGTGCACGTTCTCGCTCACCACCGAGCCGCGCGACCTGCCGCTCTACACGCACGACGACCTCGGCGCCTGCTTCGGCGCGCTCGAGCGCCACCTGCGCGAGCACCTCGACGTCGTCGTCGCGGCGCGCGCCGTCGTCGTGCCGCTCACGCGTCGCACCGACGTGCTGTACGTCGGCACCATCTCCGACCCGCGCTGCTACGAGCCCGGCGCGCGCTGGTTCCTCGGCGTCCGCTCGTCGGTCGGCGCGGCGGAGACGATCGCGCGCGTGCCGCAGCTCACGAAGGTGTGCGCGAGCAAGTTCGTCCTCGAGCTCGTGCGCCGCGCGTTCCCCGGCCTCACCGTCGACCACGTCCCCGCGCCTCCGCCGGGCCTCGCCCCGCGCGGTGAGCTCGCGTACTTCGAGATCACCCTCGGCGGCCCCTGCGCGCAGGGCCTGCGCGACTCGCACGAGATGGGCGTCTACGTCCCGGCCGGGCTGCCCGACGCGGTGCTCGAGGTCGCGGTCCTGACGCCGAACTGACAGGGCAGGAGGGCAGGAGGGCAGGAGGGCAGGAGCTATTCGCGCAGCTTGACGAGCATCGCGCCGAGCATCCGGCGAATCTGGTCGGCGCAGTCGCGGGCGTCGGCGAGTTGGGGCGGCTGAGCGTAGCGCAGCATCTCGCACGCGTCGACGAGCGTCTCGACCTCGGCCAGCGACCCGCGCGCCATCGACAGGTGATTCAGGTACTCGGCGCGGTGGATGCGCGAGTGTCCCTCCGCGATGTTCGACGGCACCGACACCGCCGCCCGCCGCAGCTGCGCCGCCACCCCGAACCGCTCCTCGCCCGGCAGCCGCCGCGCGACGTCGTACGAGTGCTTCAGCAACTCCATCGCGCGCTGCCACACGACGAGCTCGCGGTGGTGCGTCAGTCTGCTCATTCATGCTCCCGTGGGTGACGCCGTACCCTGGCGCCCCACCGTCACGCGACCGTCACGCCCGAGGAGCGAGGGCAGAAGGGCAGGAGCGCAGGAGCGCAGAAGATCTTCGGATTCTCCCGCCCTCCCACCCTCCTGCCCTCCTGCCCTCTCTGTTCGCTCTGTCCCGTTCCCTGCGCCCGCACTACCTTGGGCGCCTGCTCAGATGTTCTCCGTCGTCCCCGCCGTGGCTTCACCGATGACGAGTTCCGTCCCTCCCGCCGTTCCCGCCCCGGTCCTCCCTGCCGTCGGCACCGGGCGCCTCGCGCTCGCGCTCCAGGAAGCGCTCACCGCCGTCGCGCGCCTCCGCGCCGACCGCCAGCCCGTCACTGACGCTGCCGGCTTTCGCGCCCACATGCTCCACCTCCTCGGCCGCGCCGAGGCGGAGGCGCGGAGCGCGGGCTACGAGGCGGCCGACGTGCGCATGGCCGTCTTCGCCGTCGTCGCCCTGCTCGACGAGTCGGCGCTGAACGCCCGCCAGCCCGCGCTCGCCGACTGGGCGCGCCGCCCGCTGCAGGAGGAGCTGTTCGGCGTCCACATGGCCGGCGAGTGGATCTTCCAGAACGTCGAGCAGCTGCTCGCCCGCCCCGACACGCCGGCCCTCGCCGACCTGCTCGAGATCCACCAGCTCGTCTTCCTCCTCGGCTTCAAGGGCCGCTACGGCGCCGCCGACCCCGCCGCGCTCCACGCGTACACGTCGCGCGTCGCCGACCGCGTGGGACGGCTGCGCGGCGTCCCCGGCGACCTCGCGCCGTCGTGGCGCCCCGGCGCCGATGCGGTCCTCGGCCGCGATCGCTGGATCCGACCGCTCGCCCTCGGCGTCGCCGCGAGCCTGCTGCTCGCCGTCGCGCTGTGGGGCGTCGGTGCCGTGTCGCTGCGCGGCGACACCGCGGAGCTCCGATCGTTGGGCGGCCCCATCTCCGCCACCGCCCCCGCCAGCGCGCCCACTCGTTAGGCACCCTCCCGAGTCCCGGCAGCAGTCCCAATGGCCCGCAGCAACTCCACGCGCTGGATCGCCGCGCTCGTCGCGCTCGTCGTCTTCATCGTCCTCGCCTGGCTCCTCGGCCGGATGATGACGCTCACCGACAGCGAGCGGCTGACGCTCCGCATCGTCCTCGTCGTCCTCGGCGTCGTCACCGCCGCGGCGCTCGCCTGGTTCCTCCGACCACAGACGCCGGCGGCGCCGAAGAAGGAGAAGGATGACGAGCTGGTCGCCGTCGACGCCGCGCGCGCCCGCATGCCGCGCGGCGCGTTCGACGCGAAGCCGCTCGTCCTCGTCGTCGGCACCGAGGGCAACTGCAAGACGACCGTCGTCACGCGCGCGGAGCTCGACCCGGAGCTGCTCGCCGGCGAGTCGCTCGGTGGCGACGCGCCCCCCGCACCGACCACGGCGGCCAACCTCTGGCTCGTGAAGGACGCCGTGCTCGCCGAGGCGGGCGGGCCGGTGTTCTCCGACGAGGGACGCTGGAAGGGATTCGTGCGCGCGCTGCGCCCGCCGCGCCTCCGCGCCGCGTTAGGCAGGGGCGCGCCCCCGCCGCGCAGCGCGGTCGTGTGCGTGAGCTGCGACCTGTTCTACTCCGGGGGTGCCGGCGAGCAGCTCGACGCGCTCGCCGCCCTCGGCCGCCAGCGCCTCGCCGACGCCGCGCGCGAGCTCGGCGTCGCGCTCCCCGTCTACGTGCTGTTCACGAAGGCCGACCGCATCCCGCACTTCGAGGAGTGGTCGGCGCCGTTCACGCGCGACGAGGTCCGCCCGCCGTTAGGCGCCGCGCTGCCGCTCGCCGGCGACGGAGCCGACGCCGCCGGCGCCTACGCCGAGCGCCTCGTGCCGCGCGTGGAGGCGGCGTTCGCGGAGATCGTCGGCTCGCTCGCCGGCCGTCGGCTCGACCTCCTCGGCCGCGAGACCGTCCCCGAGCGCCGACTCGGTGCGTACGAGGTGCCGCGCGAGATCGGCAAGCTCGCCCCCGCGGCGACGCGCTTCCTCGTGGAGCTCTGCCGCCCGCTGCAGCTCGGCGTCAGCCCGAAGCTGCGCGGCTTCTACTTCGTCGGCGTGCGCCCCGTCGTCGTCACCGATGCCGGCGCCGCGGCGCCCGTCGCCGCAGCCGCGCCGGCGGCCGGTGCCGCGGGCGGGCGCGCCACCGTCGCGTTCGCGCGCCCGAACATCGGTGGTGCGCTGGGCGCCGTCCCCGGCGCGTACACGCCGGCGACGACCCGACGCGTGCCGCAGTGGACGTTCCTCGACCGCTTCTTCCCCGACGTCGTCTTCGGCGATCCGGTGCCGGCGGTGCTCGCCGGCGGCGGCACGCGCGTCGCCGGCCTGCGCCGCACGCTGCTCGGCGCGGGCATCGGGGTCGGCCTCGTGCTGTCGTTGGGCGTGCTCGTGTCGTGGCTCGGCAACCGCAGCCTCGCGCGGCGCACCATCGCCGCGGCGCGCGCCGTCGAGGCGCTGCCGGTCGTCTCCGCGCCGGCCGGCACCATCGTGCTCCCCGCTCCCGAGGCGCTGCGCCGGCTCGACGACCTGCGCGTGGTGCTCGACGAGATCCGCGGCTACGAGACGACCCACGTGCCGCTGCACCTCCGCTGGGGCCTGTGGCGCGGCGACGCGCTGTTCGACCGCGGGCGTCAGGTGTGGGTCACCGGCTATCGCCGCCAGCTCCACGACGTCGCGTGGGCCGCGCTCGTCGACTCGCTCCGTGCGCTGCCCAGCACGCCGCGCCCGGCCGAGGAGTACGGGCGCGATTACGGCTGGCTGAAGGCGTACCTCGAGCTGACGAACGAGAACAAGCGCGCCACCTCCGTCGACCTCGCGCCCGTGCTGCTGTCCTCGTGGCAGCGCGGCCAGCAGACCGACGCCGACATCACCGCGCTCGCGCGTCGCCAGTTCGAGTTCTTCTCCGGCGAGGTCGCGCGCGACAATCCGCTGCCGCAGGCCGCGGACGCGGAGCTCGTCAAGGAGCTGCGCGCGTTCCTCAGCGGCTTCCAGGGCGAGCAGCGCATCTACCAGTTCATGCTCGCCGAGGCGAACAAGGCGGCGAAGCCCGCGCGGCTCGTCGACGTCGCGCCGAACGCGGCGGGCGTCGTGAGCGCGCCGGAGGTGCCGGGCGCGTTCACCGCCGCGGGGTGGAAGGCGATGCAGGACGCCTTCCGCAACTCGGACCGCTTCTTCCAGGGCGAGCGGTGGGTCGTCGGCGACGTCGGCGCGGTGCCGGACCAGGACCGCGCGCGCCTCGTCGCCGATCTGCGCACGAAGTATCACGCCGACTACGCGCAGCAGTGGCGCAACTACCTCGGCGCGGTGTCGGTCACGCGCCCGAGCTCCGCGGCCGACGCGGTGACGCGGCTCAACACGTTGGGCGGCGGCCAGTCGCCGCTGCTCGGCGCGCTCGCGCTCGCGGCGCGCAACACCGGCGCGCGCGTCACCGACTCCGCGCTCGCCGCCGGCTTCCAGCCGGTGCACGCGATCACGCCGCCCGACACGCTCGACAAGTTCGTCACCGATGGGAACAAGCCGTACTCCGACGGGCTGATCGCGTTGGGCACCTCGGTCGACGCGGTGGCGAAGGCCGCACCGGTGACCGATACGGCGAGCGCCGACGTGAAGCGGCAGGCCGCCACCCAGGCGCTTCAGAAGGCCAGCGACGCGAAGACCGCGGCGCTCCAGCTGGCCGCGAAGTTCAACGCCGATCCCGCCGCGGCGCAGATCGCGCCCCCGGTGCGCGCGCTGCTCACCGCGCCCATCGACGCCACCGACGCGCTGCTGCGCGGCGTCTCCACGCTCCGCTTCACCGCCGCCGCGCCGCCGAAGAAGCCGGCCGCCGCGCCGGCGGGCCCGCCGGTCGGCGGCGGCGCGTCCAACGCGGCCGACCTCGCGAAGAAGATCAACGACCGCGCCGCGCTGCTCTGCCAGCAGCTCTCGCCGGTGCTCGCGAAGTTCCCGTTCAACTCCGAGGCGACCACCGAGGCGACGACGAAGGAGGTTACCGAGATGTTCGCGCCCGGCGCCGGCGCGCTGTGGGTGTTCCAGCAGGAGCGCCTCGGCGGGCTGCTCGAGAAGCAGGGCGACAAGTGGGCGCCCGTGCCTAACGACCAGCAGATCGCGCTGTCGCAGGGCTTCGTGGACTTCTTCAACCGCGCGGCGCGCGTCTCGGCCGGGCTGTTCGCGGGTGGCGCGGACCCGAAGGTCGTCGTACGCGTGCACGCCATCTCCACCCCCGACGCGCCGCAGATCTGGTTCCGTCAGGGGGCGCAGGAAGCGCGCTTCGTGAAGAACACCGCGCCCGCGCAGTTCGTCTGGCCGTCGGCCACCGGCCGCGACGCGGCGATCACCGCGACGGTCGTGCGCGCGCGCCGCCCCGACACCAAGAAGACCGTCGCCCGCGCCGCCGGCGACTGGGCGCTGTTCCGCCTCGTCGCGCAGGCCACGAAGTCCGAGGGCGCGCACGCCGAGTGGAACGACAAGGACGTCGGCACCATCGCCGTCGACTTCGAGTACGAGAGCGGCATTCCCGTGCTCGGCCGGAATGCGCTCGGCATGGCGTGCGTCGCCCAGGTGACGAAGTAGGCTCGCCCGGCCCGACGGAGCGCGACGCGGCGACCGCCCGCTGGGGGGTGGTCGCCGCCGTCGTCTTCCTGCTCCTGCTGCACGCCGCGCTCGCGTGGCGGCTGCGCACGCTGTCGCTCGTCCCGACCCCGGACGCGGCGACGTATCTCGCGGTGAGCCGCTCGGTGCGCGCGCTCGGCTACCGGTCGGTGTATCAGTTGGGCGCGCCGCGGCACGTGCTCTACCCGCCCGGGTGGCCGACCGTGCTCGCCCTCCTCTCGCTCGTCGCCGGCGAGCGGCTCGACGTCGTCGTCGCGCTCGAGGTCGCGCTCTCCACCGCGACGCTCGCGCTGCTGTTCGACGTCGTGCGGCGCGCGTGGTCGCCGACCGTCGCGCTGCTCGTGCTCGCGGCATGCGCGGTGAACCCGCTGCTGCTCGAGTACGCGGGCGTCGCGCTGAGCGAGGTGCCGTTCATGTTCCTCACGACGCTGTGCGTGTGGGCGGCGCAGCGCGCGCGCGCGCAGCCGCGCTACGCGCCCCTCGCCGGCGCCGCCGCGGTCGCGGCGATGCTCGTGCGCAGCGCGGGCGTCGCCGTCGTCGCCGCGCTCGTCGTGCTCTGGCTCGTCGAGCGGCGCCGGCGCGCGGCGATCGGGCTCGTCGCGGTGGGCGGCGCGTGCGCGACGCTGTGGGTCGCGTGGGTGCTGAGTGCGCCGGCCCCCGCGCGCCAGGCGAGCTACGCGGCCGATCTGCAGCGCGGCTA
The window above is part of the Gemmatirosa kalamazoonensis genome. Proteins encoded here:
- the tssK gene encoding type VI secretion system baseplate subunit TssK: MRSPSRPPTRVVWEEGMFLAPQHFQAQRRHFEEGLALALDTLFAFAHGVSAAALDADALANGTLALDHARGVLPDGTPFLIPEADPAPPPEPLAERFSPTRDAHVVHLAIPAWRGDGANVTDPSAGPDFDAPPNGHDARYVAVAAPVRDETTGLDSAPVRFAAKNLRLLLDEELAPDDVSLPLARVRRDGAGRFVLDPDFVPPCLQIGASERLLGLLRGVVGMLEAKGATLAATLAATTATAAPAPNATGGPAAYVGNEIATRWLLHAVRSAEAPLRHLLATRRAHPEQLWFELSRLAGALCTFSLTTEPRDLPLYTHDDLGACFGALERHLREHLDVVVAARAVVVPLTRRTDVLYVGTISDPRCYEPGARWFLGVRSSVGAAETIARVPQLTKVCASKFVLELVRRAFPGLTVDHVPAPPPGLAPRGELAYFEITLGGPCAQGLRDSHEMGVYVPAGLPDAVLEVAVLTPN
- a CDS encoding four helix bundle protein; this translates as MSRLTHHRELVVWQRAMELLKHSYDVARRLPGEERFGVAAQLRRAAVSVPSNIAEGHSRIHRAEYLNHLSMARGSLAEVETLVDACEMLRYAQPPQLADARDCADQIRRMLGAMLVKLRE
- a CDS encoding DotU family type IV/VI secretion system protein, encoding MTSSVPPAVPAPVLPAVGTGRLALALQEALTAVARLRADRQPVTDAAGFRAHMLHLLGRAEAEARSAGYEAADVRMAVFAVVALLDESALNARQPALADWARRPLQEELFGVHMAGEWIFQNVEQLLARPDTPALADLLEIHQLVFLLGFKGRYGAADPAALHAYTSRVADRVGRLRGVPGDLAPSWRPGADAVLGRDRWIRPLALGVAASLLLAVALWGVGAVSLRGDTAELRSLGGPISATAPASAPTR
- a CDS encoding ImcF-related family protein, translating into MARSNSTRWIAALVALVVFIVLAWLLGRMMTLTDSERLTLRIVLVVLGVVTAAALAWFLRPQTPAAPKKEKDDELVAVDAARARMPRGAFDAKPLVLVVGTEGNCKTTVVTRAELDPELLAGESLGGDAPPAPTTAANLWLVKDAVLAEAGGPVFSDEGRWKGFVRALRPPRLRAALGRGAPPPRSAVVCVSCDLFYSGGAGEQLDALAALGRQRLADAARELGVALPVYVLFTKADRIPHFEEWSAPFTRDEVRPPLGAALPLAGDGADAAGAYAERLVPRVEAAFAEIVGSLAGRRLDLLGRETVPERRLGAYEVPREIGKLAPAATRFLVELCRPLQLGVSPKLRGFYFVGVRPVVVTDAGAAAPVAAAAPAAGAAGGRATVAFARPNIGGALGAVPGAYTPATTRRVPQWTFLDRFFPDVVFGDPVPAVLAGGGTRVAGLRRTLLGAGIGVGLVLSLGVLVSWLGNRSLARRTIAAARAVEALPVVSAPAGTIVLPAPEALRRLDDLRVVLDEIRGYETTHVPLHLRWGLWRGDALFDRGRQVWVTGYRRQLHDVAWAALVDSLRALPSTPRPAEEYGRDYGWLKAYLELTNENKRATSVDLAPVLLSSWQRGQQTDADITALARRQFEFFSGEVARDNPLPQAADAELVKELRAFLSGFQGEQRIYQFMLAEANKAAKPARLVDVAPNAAGVVSAPEVPGAFTAAGWKAMQDAFRNSDRFFQGERWVVGDVGAVPDQDRARLVADLRTKYHADYAQQWRNYLGAVSVTRPSSAADAVTRLNTLGGGQSPLLGALALAARNTGARVTDSALAAGFQPVHAITPPDTLDKFVTDGNKPYSDGLIALGTSVDAVAKAAPVTDTASADVKRQAATQALQKASDAKTAALQLAAKFNADPAAAQIAPPVRALLTAPIDATDALLRGVSTLRFTAAAPPKKPAAAPAGPPVGGGASNAADLAKKINDRAALLCQQLSPVLAKFPFNSEATTEATTKEVTEMFAPGAGALWVFQQERLGGLLEKQGDKWAPVPNDQQIALSQGFVDFFNRAARVSAGLFAGGADPKVVVRVHAISTPDAPQIWFRQGAQEARFVKNTAPAQFVWPSATGRDAAITATVVRARRPDTKKTVARAAGDWALFRLVAQATKSEGAHAEWNDKDVGTIAVDFEYESGIPVLGRNALGMACVAQVTK